The window aagttttattcatcttttttttttaattaataaattttaatctttttaatataattcTAGTCTTGTTGAGTAtgtaatgttttgaatttttttttagagcttGAAAAATGGGAAAATTTTGCCATTCGATTTGACTTGTTTTTACTTGATTACAGAAACATTTTCCTATGGTaccaaaattagaaaataagttCTCCACTTaaacaaaaacagagaaaaaaggtagaataaaaatctcaaattcAAATCTTTTCATATATCTAAATGGCACAAGGAGGGAGTTGAAGAAATGCAACAGTAGTATGTTCTATTAGGACCGTTGGGTTCACTTGTCATGCCATTATCACAGTGGCTCAACATTTTCGGActattaaacttaaaaaaaaaaataaaataaaataaataaataaaaaaaagaagaagagagagagagagagagagagaagaaatgtTGTAGTTTTCATAGGATGCATGGATCAATTGAGTCTTGACAAATGGTCGATCGATTGAAAGAAAGGTTTCAACACTTTCAACAATTCTTAGATCGATACTTGATTGATTGATAGTTCCAGGCTCAGTAGTTTCACTTACGTATTTTAATTGAAGTTAGCgtattaattttttaaccatACATAAGGACTTCATGTTTCGACTTTAGTACGACTTAGAGAGGCAAAAACAAAGTACTACATAGAAAGCATATTGTAGATTTGCAGCCTCCATTTTGAGTGATTATGTGAATTTTTGAACCTACTCGGACTCTACCGAGAAAGTGCACGGATTAAACCTAAGTCCAAACCCCACACCCATGGGGTATGAGGACTCGAACCCGCACCAAGTACAGCCATCAAGAAGTAGGCAACCACTACGCCACACTAGCTGGTGGTACCCATAGGCGATGTACCTGTGGGGCGTGGTCGGCTGTGATAACACACGTGAGCCACCCTTttcccttctcaaaaaaaaaaaaaaaaaaaaaaagtgaattcaaaatatgcatatataatCTTAAGTGTGTATCTATTTGGGGTGGCAAAGTAAATCCAAACTCATTtgcccacccaaacccacctactctaattgaacccaaacctacccaattattagttgggttaaatggacattaacccaattagacccaatgattattgggttttaactaaaaaaccATTGAatcccatttaacccaaaaacaatatatctAAACTCAACCCAGcctttcccattaaaaaaaaaaaaaaaaaaaaaaaaaaaaaaaagaagaagaagaagaagaaacccaacCCTTAGACGTTTCAGGGTCTATGCCCTCAATGATCTGGCCAAACACGACGTGCTTTCCATTGAGCCACTCGGTCTTGGCGATGCAAATGAAGAACTGAGATCCATTGGTTCCAGGACCGGCATTGGCCATGGAGAGGACTCCGAGGTCGGTGTTCTTCTTCATGAAGTTCTCATCGGCGAAAAGTTCGCCGTAGATCGACTCACCTCCGATGCCATCTCCGGCAATGAAGTCGCCTCCCTGGCACATGAACCTAGGGATCACACGATGGAAAGACAATCCCTTGTAGTGGAGTGGCTTGTCGAAGTGGCCAGCGCCCTTCTCGCCAGTGCAGAGAGCCCGAAAGTTCTCAACGGTGCAAGGAACCACGTCGGCGTAGAGCTCCATAATGATACGGCCGGTAGGTTGGCCGTCGATGGTCATGTCGAAGAAGACCTTAGGGTTGGAAGCCATTGGAGCAaagatttgaagttttttttttttttttttgaaaaataaaaaatttagggtttcaaagagagagagatggatttgagttagaagcaattagttaaataggtttcttttttcttcatgaaacaatggttagaagcaattagttaaatgggttttaatgggtaaatgagttttatatacccaatccaattatgcccaccccaaacccacccatttgacacccctaatATCCATACTTGTGATCAAAGATCTTGGAACCTCAACCTAATAATAAAGTTCATTATAGTTTCAAACCTTCAAGGAGGTGTCTTGGAGTCAGTGTTTTGATCCATAACACAAGAGGGTCGTTCATGAAAGGGTCCATAAATGAGAAGTTACTTTTGAGAGATTTCGAAACTGTTATCAGCCACATCAATGAGTTTATTTATTGGATGTAGTGTCTTGGTAACAAGGGTCTTGTTCTAGATTGTAACTCATTCTTTTACAGGAGATTTCTTCACATGGAGCTAGCATGTCACCCTTatagtaatttttcttttggaaatgTTATGCATTGATTTTCCACTTCATCACCAAATCTTTGTTTCATTGCTTtgcttattgatttttttttttttttttttttgggtggtggtTTTTAGTATTGTATATGTGATCACATAATTGAATTAATAGATAATTACACTGGATCTGGATAGTTGATTTTGGGTTTCGAGTTTCAACCAATCTCTTCTAAACTAACGTAGCACAATGATAACCCATGAAAGCAATGAATTAATAGgtatttatcaaagaaaaagaatattagAACCGAATTTCAGAtattccaaattttcttgtattcttGAATTGCTTtagaacaaaatttagttagCATATGCTactaaatttcataaatttgaaACTGGTAGACTAAAATCTGGCAACTTATTAATTAGAGGGGCctaacttatttaaaaaaccttcttctctcttcctgTTTAcgttaaaaatacttagaatCCGTTTGGATAGGTTGTTATGAAATCCTAAACGCGcgtttttattaaaattgtcaATATGCGTGTGTTTGGTATAACGATTTTACTAGAAATTGCGTTATTTAAAACGTCAAATATTACGTTTTGAAACTAAGGTACGAGAtagctttttgaaaaacttcAATGAAAATGCAAATCACTCTACATTTTAAAGTATGAATACCTAAAACACActcaagtttttgctaaatGACAAAAACACCAGCTAGCAAATACCCTCACTAGTCACCCTCAAGCTTGTTCTCTGTCTAGTGGCAGAGCCACATTGAGGTTGAGGGGGCcatgacccccccccccccccccttcccaaAAAAAACTTCAAGCTAAATGTAATTTTAGCAACTTACCTAATCTGCACCACCATATAGTTGCAGTCTTGTAGACAGCACTAGCTTTCGCTGGCAGATGCATCTGGGAAGGCACTTGCTAAATAAGTAGTCTTCACACTTTTCTTAGCTCATCTTTTTTAAATCTCCAGCATCCTAACTCTTCTACCTTTTTTCTTCcagttcttctttctttatttcttcgGTTCTTCCGTCATTTTTATGAAGCACAGAGAGTGACTTTTTGATTTTACCAAGCAACATTTATCAATTACCCATCCTACCTCCACTACGTGTATGGTTGAACTAGAAGTCTCAAAATTTAGAGTCCCTAGGTGGTCAGGTAATGGTATGGGTCATAAACTCTTTTatgacttttctttttcatctttatttgttaaatgagcataacaaactatTATTAtacctaataaaaatatacaacaATACATCATGAAATTGGttgtatttaattatatttttttatatattgaaatttggaTGATGATTTAGTAGACAAACTAAATAGTAGACAAAcctgtttagcaaaaaaaaaaaaaaaaaaaatggacaaacCAAACGCTAAGccctttttggtaatttgcaccaaaacaacaattttagaCTAATACTATTCACAAAGTTTGCCAAACAGTTTattgtgattttcaaaattgtgttttcaaaatgcTTATTTTAAAAACGCTATTTTTGAAAGCGCACTTTTTTAAACCActtatccaaacggacccttaatattctcaaaagaaaaaacaatgggTTAATCCAATATTGGAAAATGAGTATGAGTTTATGAGGTTTAAAGTTTGTGCTGTGTATTCAAGAGTTAGAccattttggatatatatatatatatatatattactgtaaatttctttaaaaaaacattCTCCCCTCTTCCTGTGtgctaaaaatatttagtattctaaaaaaaaaaaatctggcaACTTATTAATTAGAGGGGCCCAACCTacggataattttttttcataaattggaatctatttattttgaaatcatacctgagatgatttttttttttttttttttgagaaacaacctGAGATGATTTTAAGTTGCCAGCTAATCGTGTAATAACTGTCTTGGAAGCTTGTAATAGTAACCAAATGGCATTATTTTACGAAATAAAAATCACTCAATTTATAATTTGTATTAATCAAAagtcatatttttaaataactcaccatttaaaaaaaaaaaaaaaaccctttttttagAGTAATGTTAGTACCATATACCTTTTTGTCTTGCTTAAGCATTCATTCAATTCATTACTACCGTCCGAAGTCATATATGTCATAAAGAtcgatttttttataaattaaaaaaaaaaaaaaaaaatctactagcTTCAAATTAAATGTTACATCATAATATGCAACAACCCATTTTTCCTCTTACACTTTCTTCTTCATAGACAAAAGTTTTTGAATGGTACCTTCAGCATATATCTATATCATATATGTTGTCTTTTAATCAAtgattattaatattttatttgaattccATATACACTAATATGACTTGTTGATAAATGTTTTTATCAACCAATATCTTCTtttaaaatctctaaaataagTGCAAAGATCAAATATATTGTGACTATTAGATCATCCCTTCTCAGATGTTGATTTGAAAGTAATTgcaatattataaatttataaatgtacttgaattttttgaaaataacataAAACTATTTTGAATTAACCAAAAGGTATTACCTAAACAAGAAGCAAACCAATATAAAAATGCTACttcaaatttcataattaatgCTTATTTTAACAAAAGTATTTCCAGCATAAATCAACTTATAAATTTAGCACTTTTTTCAACAGTCTCTAATCATTCAATTAAATATAAGGCATAAGGGTTTATTTCTTAGTTATTGTTTTGAACTTAATTTCAAAACAGGAACATCTCTAAAAGTGGGATGGCTGGGAATGTCATGAGAGAACTTATGACGGTGATGATAGATTTGGTTATCCTTATAGTTGTTGAAGTACAAGCTAATGATCCAAGCTCAAGCTCTTTTCATCTCAATTCACATCTAATCTCACCTTCAATTCACATCCTTTCAACCTTGATTATGAGCATCTAGTATTTTCTACTTGCCTTCTAGAAAAGGTtgagagatgcaagaaaattaaaacacaagTACCCGAACTGACCTATGCATTTTGTGTTATTAATAGTTTCAGTCGTTGTATGAGGGTGGAGTTTCTAGATGACCCATTGCTTAAGAAAGCTATAGCTGCTGAATCATTATGCTACAAGAAATTTAAGGAGCATAAGAGTATTCTTATTCTTGGAGATTGTTTATTTCAATGGTACGAACGATATGTACATCGAAGAGTATTGAGTTGTCGTTTACGTACAAAATCCAAAAGCTAGCTCCAATTTTTCATCTAGTAattaagtctctctctctctcaagaaatGAATAAAGTTTCATGGATCAAAATTAGTTAGGTGAAACCCATCCCAAAGATGGGTCTAAAATTATGCCAATAGCCTCATGGAATAGGGTGTGAGaaaagatatcttttttttttttttttttttttttgagaaacaaaagaTTTCCAAATTGGTTTTGTAGACTAGCTAGCGGAACCAAATATAACCCTCTTCACAAAATTCTAACTTACCACTTCAGTTGTGCTCAATttacacatcattttttttcttctataactAATCACCTACTTCTTTTACTATAAGCATATTTTTGTCTTGAGTCTGTGTTTCATATTTTCAATATGTTGTGCTTCCAGGTACAATTGGAGTAATCTCAGAGTTGGTGCAAGATTTAGACTTGATGTATGGAAACTTTCAAATGTGCCATATTTAAAGTGTATCATcctagaaaaaattattatctaaatttatattgttataTCTATGAGTCTTAAAAGTTATGTTATTTGGGGGTATTTCAAACCTAATATTGAAGTCATGTAAGAGTTGAGGTTTATATTGGAGattattaatttgtaatgttAGATGCTATCAAGAAAGATATCATACTTTTGTTCTAAACCAATATTATTCTGACGAagctaataattttatattattttcttttgaaattctaTTTTGCCTGTAAAATTTAGTATATTTATGGGCctggttcattttttttcacaaatatttGTTTGTTAGGGATAAAAATCCTAGtattttacttgattttttcCTGGGAACCAAAGAACAGGACAAAATTGGGcccaaaaaacctcaaaaattacatttttgattGCAAGGCTGAGGGAATTATAAgggttgaatttatttttcccaATGGGATGCtaaattaaccaatttcatGAAAATCCCAGCAGTAAACGCCTGGTCCTAACAGTAACCATCAGAGATAGCCAAATGGTTAAAACCTCAAAGAGTATACTTTCGTATGTTCTATGACACTTTAAAGTAATGTCCGTGTAGCTACTTTGATGATTACCCGGCCCATATGCGACTCTTCAGTTTTTTTGGTTGGGATATAAGCCCACTAATATGGACCTCCAGCAAGAAACTTGAAAAGCCAGAGACCAAGCCCTAGCCAAAGCTAAATTACACAGTCGTCTAACCCTCTTATGATCAAACCATGCACTTTTGACCTTTAACGGTAAACTCATCAAAAGAAGGAGACCGGAGAAGACTTccattttgaattttcatgaaCATGAACATAGTTATCCAAGGACTAAGGACCAAGTCCCTAGCCCATTAGCAACAGGCACATACTTCATATATTGCGCTTGTCTAAGTAGGCTTTCAAAGATACattacctataaaaataaataaatattcaacATTGGCAACAATAGCAAAGCTAAGGTTTGCTGCTAGGGAAGGATACAGAAATATATTCTTTGAAATGTGATGCTTTAAATGTTATTGAGCCCCTAAAGGATTTAGAATCTGACTGCCTCTTTCTATTGTAAAGGCTCTAAATCGAAATGGTTCTAAGCccaaatctttttgtttttcccctaTTTTGGGTTGAGCAATAAagttttttcagcaaaaaagaaaagcaaagttAAGCACACAAGCCACATCACAATTTCTGTAATTGCTAGCATAATCTGTTATGATTGGAACAATATCGCTTCCAACTAAATCCATCACTAacaccatttttattatgtgCACCAATCATAATATATCATGTTAATGGTTATGAAAATTTATGTCTTACACTTCATTCAATTTGAAACCTAACGTTCTCAATTTTGGCATTTATGTAGCTCAACTAGCACTAAAACCCCCCACACCCCCAACtagcaaataataatataaaaataaaataaaataaaaaagttgacaACTTTTTCTTCGGAGCTTTTTGGTGTATGGTTAAATAATATTAGCTTGTGTTGGGCCAACAATAAGTCTTggaaaataacatattttactACTATTGACATGGCTTTTTAGATTTGTGAATAATAAAAATGGTATTAGTAGTGAACCtagatgaaaataatatttttttaatcacatcGAATCATGACAAATGACAAAAGTTGAAAGAAACTATTGTATAACTTGCATAACTCTTGAGccaaatttgaaatatttatttttaaaatcataagATATTGTAGTTTTGTAGGACATCAATTTTTGTCACCGCTAAAGTTGGAATATCCACTTGATCTATTTTGATTCGTTTGTTTCATGAGAAGATATTTTTTTGGAACAttacttattttgaatattaatttttttttttttttttgaaaagttagtTTTATGTTTGGTTGTGGCATTGAAAATGAgcaaggacttttttttttttttttctgctatTTGGTTCACATGAAAAaacgttaattttttttgtaattgggaGCCTcagataaaaaatttcatttggaTGTTAATAGCTAGTTTGCACTAGTGAAGAATGATTGGTCAACTAGGATTTATGGCTGGTCTATGCATAGAGAGAAAGGCCTGAAGAGAGAAATTACTATTGGGAGAGAATTTATGGGGTGTGGAGTTTACTTGAGGTGGGTTATTGAGAGTGTAATGTTTTCGAAAGTGGGAAATGTTTTCCGTTCAATTGGGCTTGTTTTAGTTAACAgtagaaaacattttccttattgtaaaaaagaccaaaatacagaacaaaaaaaaacatttaaatgtTTTTTAAGAAAGTGTTTTTTGCTGAAACAGTTTTGGAGTGAAAAGATGtagaacaaaaaattcaaattcaaacatgTTCATTAATCAAATTGGCACAGGAAAAGGAGTAGAAGAAATTCGGTAGAACTATGTTTTTATTAAGACAGTTAGTTTTTTATCACTTGTAAGGCCTTTATCATAGCAGCTTAACATTTTTGGACTATTGGGATTTTTAGGAAGAAATGTTGGGGTTCATTTTCAGAGGATGGAAAGGATCAACAAATTTGGCACCTTCATATGCTGAAAAAGTTACAGCAGTTGGGAATTTGAGGGACAGACGACCTTTGATCTTTGATGACCTTTGAAAAAAATAcagttgaaaatgaaatttcgACAGCCTTCGTACCTGATattcaaaacaaaagacaatgcacgtatattttaaaataaccaCATATTACAAAATCTAGATGGTACCAAAAACACAATATTATATCACCGTATCCAAATCTCTTTCAATGTCTACTACAACCACTCATACGGCATAAGACTAAATATTACAGAGTCCACAATGGTTCTAAAATCATAACATGATAACCTGAAtacatcaaaaataaaataataaaagtctaCATCATATCCTTGCACGcctcaaaatttcaataattttatctACTTGCATGTTTCAAGGTGGTAGCCGccataaaagaaggaaaaaatgtcatatatattaataataataaaaaaagagagtagtTACTAGGTTTGCATGAAAGTCCAATACTACTGTTCAGATTGAATCCATGTCACGCCTTTGATAACATCAAATTGTTTTCTCTACTTACAACCCAAAGCAATTCAACTTGCGACTTGTATTCcctcaaaagattcaaaaacaATATGCAAAACAACAGAATTTGTGAGAGTTTTTACATGTCCAAAGAATTCTGTTGAAATACTAGTCATGTCAAGACCTGAAGGGCCTTGAAAGCACATCACTTAAATTCTAGAAAAACATGTACAACCATCTCATTGATCCAAAGATTTTCTAATGCAGTCATACTTAAACGCCTTAATTGCTACATTCACAACAATTTCTAAACACCCAACTATATTTCCAAGAAGACTTGGCACTGTCCTTTAACAAGACCAATGACTACTCCAAGCACAAGATCACCAGCAAAATAATAGTATATCATCCAAAACAGAAATAGAAACGAATGcattattaatttgaattttatattatatttcaaaCCTAATACTGAAGTCGTGTAagagtttgaattttatatcgaaattaatttaatagtttgtgtctttttttattattctatgTGTTGTATTGTTAGACATATGTTAGGGAAATTGATTAGGATTCTTGATAGATAATGATATAATTAGGAtactatataaattttaattacataAACTCTACaaactaatacaaattttaattacatAAACACTACAAACTAATGTAAcatcaatcaagaaaaatttatttagaCATTCATTTATGAGTGATGCATacactacaaattttactacctAAACTTTACAAACTAACATATcatcaataacaaaaataaaaaataattcaaatatttatttattatgttaaagCTTGCAAACTATTACAAGTGGTAGACAATCCAAACGGGAATAGGATCCAATTGCTACCATTTGAGCAAAATCTTAGTTGCATTGAGTTTGGAAAGGAATTTCTTCTAGCTATCTAATTATAACATATTTGAGTGTGGTAGAATAGCAATTGCATGGGCTGGTATGTCTAGAGGAGATAGTGAAGGTATAAGTCCAAGTTTTGATGCAGCCATCCATTTTCCTCAAAGAGATACAACTGGTTACAAGCTAAGGGCAATTTTGAAAGATAACATCATGACCAAAAGATTTGTGTTCAACAAAAATCAAGCATAGATGCTCTAAGAAAAGAAGCCTCTAATGACTTTGGTCCAAAAGACAAGGGTCAATCACGCGTGGTGGTTGTTTCAGCATTCATATGGAGTTGTTTTATTGCAATGGCTCAGTCAAAACAaggtaaaaaaccaaaactaatTGCAGCATTTCATGCAGTGAATCAGCGTGAGAGAATGGTTCCACAACTCCCAGCACACTCGTTTGGGAATTTTTATAGGAAGGCAACTGCAACATCACCAGTTGAGATTGAGAAAGATTATGGTTTTCTTGTGAGTGAGATTAGGAATGGAATCATGGAAATCAATGCTGAGTATGGGAAGAAATTACAAGAGGATGATGGATACTTGGAGCTTGTAAAGAAGGGTGATGGATGCTGAGTATGTGAATGGTGGTGCACACAACTAGAAGTAACATTAATCAtaatttcatgtgaaaataatGTTGCACCAATTATAACTTATCATCTTAACGgttgaaatttttaatatgaatGAACTCTTATGGTTGTGGCAGTAAATATAATGCTTACTAATGATCATTTAAAAATGATGTTGCGCAAATCATAATTTGTCATTCAAAACAAtctcaattaaataaataaaaaatggttgCTTTTGGTAAAAGGACACGGAGACCAGCATTGAGGTAACTTCAACATTGAGCTAAGTTGGTCTCAACTCTCGACTCTCGAGACCACACCCAATCATCCACTTATGGCTTGTCGCATGGTTAAGATTCTTGAGATTCAAATTGGTTCCCGAAACCAATTCAATCCTAATAGAATGAAGAGATTCTCATCCCAAAATGGAAAGGTCATTGTCAAACTTTTCCCAccttaaaatagaaaattcccAATCCTAAAGCATAGGAAACCGTGTTGCATGTACTAAAGCTTTCAAAGGTCCATGCATGTGAAGGAAAGGTAGTTTATGAGACGATAGGATCCGGTGCAATTCATCCATGTCTTTATATTTTTCACTTTAcacttttttaacttttactttttacttctcttaattttttttttcttaacttttttgaatcaatggttgaaattgaaatttttttttttttttttttttaactatctATCTCAACCATTTATAAAAATTGCATCAGCTGCAAACAAGAGAAAGCATGCAGTGCAGCAAGTGTATTACCATGCACCCACCACCCATTTACACGTGGGTGTGTTGTTGCCATGCACACATTATCCATTAGCTAGGTATGTGGGTGTGAATAAAGATGCCCACATATGGGGTACATCAATACACCAATGGAGATGGCTACACACATTTCCAAGAGAATATATTAGCAAATTGTGTTATAAAAAGGTCATCTTATCTCAAGATTTTAGGTCAGTTGTTCTCAAGCATTGTCATTAAATgctttaataaattattttagaaaaaattttatactatttttatgtaaaattgaaaaaaattgttaaaatatatatgttacCCACTTGCTTGCATGCTTAAGATTTCACGATTATGCCATGCAAGGACAAAGCTAGGGGAACAATTGCATCCTTCGTCACACCAAAAATCCcactttatttcttcttttctttaggtatcttttttttttttttatatggcaaatttattataaattcaaaatatagaaagaacatcttttttttatcaatatttttttaatttaaaaaaattataaaaaagaaataagaatatatatttaagaaaattagtatatacacacacacatggaTGGAATCATTCATGGATTAGGagggcaatggcccccctaatttttttaaaaaaagaatagaagtaTATGTttaggtactaattttagcaacttcgtttaataaaattacattttctccccttaataatatcattgatcattataagagaaatgttaaagttacaaacttttttacaacatttttataaactattgagATAACAAATTCTTACTAATTTGCATCTGGGCTTACTAGTTATATCATCTTTTTACATACTAATAACCACTAATCAcaacaacaatttgtaaaaagttTTAGATGCACATATTATTACTATATGGTTTAAAAGTTTTATAGTTTAATCATTTTAtaagtttaaccaaaaaaaaataacatatgttGTACTtgatatttatcaaaattataagTGGAATTATGGCAATGAAAAAGTACAATACCACTTACATAAAAACcctagcaaataaataaatacagtATAATGGATGTATACCAATGTTGTGTTTGAAGGTTCAAGGAGATGCCAGCATTGTTGTGCTCGTTTCCAAGGGTTATCATACGTGATAATATGCCATGAGCCATACAAAGCAGAATTTCTGATATCAAGTCTTTTGCTTGCTAACATTTTAATGTACGTCTTTGTGCATTCGTTAATTAAGGAGccttcaaaaaatatatatattctacatGCATTGACAAATAGCGAAAGCcaataaaaatagaagaataCTAAGGatacatattacaaattttaccacATAATACAAACAGACAACAAATGTGATTAGTAAATTTCGAAAACATAATAGCTAAATATTGGAATGACTCTTTTGTGATTACTAACACATCAATTTGTACATcttatatgataaaatttataatattcttaATATCATTCATGaaaatatggatttttttttttttttttttttacaagatagaattctactctagcctaatctaagtgtatatgtgtgtaaaactccaTTCTGGAGTCTTAAACCCCGACCCTTTCCCCTCACActctacaagcacttatacttgtggagtgaccatcgcatcaAGGGTGTGCGGTAGTATGGACTTTTAAGTTGGAAGTAACTTGACTATGTTTATAAAATTAGCCCTTAATAGGCGCATCAAAGCATTCATTAACAAGACCTTTCCAAATATGCGCATTTGAATAAACTTATTTTCatccatttttatttgtttatttttggggGAGTTGAAGATGTCTCAATATCTATACTAATGGGCTTTTGGTGCAATGCTTCATTGGTAAAGACTATAATATACATTAGTTGGATCCAAATCTATGgtctaaattttgaattaaaatggTCCAATTCTATACTCCTCTGGGTGGACCTCCCAGTGACCTCTCCCTGACAAAT of the Quercus robur chromosome 10, dhQueRobu3.1, whole genome shotgun sequence genome contains:
- the LOC126704325 gene encoding peptidyl-prolyl cis-trans isomerase 1-like, yielding MASNPKVFFDMTIDGQPTGRIIMELYADVVPCTVENFRALCTGEKGAGHFDKPLHYKGLSFHRVIPRFMCQGGDFIAGDGIGGESIYGELFADENFMKKNTDLGVLSMANAGPGTNGSQFFICIAKTEWLNGKHVVFGQIIEGIDPETSKGWVYRSIEKYKK